From Streptomyces durmitorensis, a single genomic window includes:
- a CDS encoding DinB family protein, translated as MNNPRRELLRWQFDMTWSLFTYHLERLAPEDFLWEPTDLTWTVRPDAAGNWLPDWADTEPDPVPVPTIGWVSWHIGWWWSTAIDHVQGRTPRERTDITWPGNGPATVAWLQDLRAQWLAVLDKLTDADLDAASTLPWQTPPDNTIGHMIAWLNAELMKNVAEIGQLQLIRAASKPRPRKR; from the coding sequence ATGAACAATCCCCGCCGTGAGCTACTGCGCTGGCAGTTCGACATGACCTGGTCACTGTTCACGTATCACCTGGAGCGGCTCGCGCCCGAGGACTTCCTGTGGGAGCCCACTGACCTGACTTGGACAGTGCGCCCGGACGCCGCTGGAAACTGGCTGCCGGACTGGGCCGACACCGAGCCCGACCCCGTTCCCGTTCCCACCATCGGCTGGGTGAGCTGGCACATCGGCTGGTGGTGGAGCACTGCCATCGATCACGTGCAGGGACGTACTCCCCGGGAGCGTACCGACATCACTTGGCCCGGCAACGGACCGGCGACCGTCGCCTGGCTACAGGATCTGCGTGCCCAGTGGCTGGCGGTCCTCGACAAACTCACCGACGCCGATCTGGACGCCGCTTCCACACTGCCGTGGCAGACCCCGCCGGACAACACCATCGGCCACATGATCGCCTGGCTGAACGCCGAGTTGATGAAGAACGTCGCTGAGATCGGGCAGCTGCAGCTGATTCGGGCGGCCTCGAAGCCGCGACCCAGGAAGCGATAA